AGATCATGAAAAAAGAGCTGGTAGCCAATAAAGAGCATCTGGACGTGAGCCTGGATCGCTTGGTGATTGCCTTGAAAAAGCTAGGTAAATGCTAGGGGGCGTTCTCATTTGAGCCAAGTAGGGGGCGACGTCGTTAACCAACACCAGGTTCGCAATGCTCTACCGCAACGGCACTGCCTGCGTATCTAATGAGCTCAGTGAAAATGAGTGAGTCACACCAGACCTTCAAGCCGATAATCTATCTGGATCCACAACACAAGCTATCCCGGAAGTTCGAGGCGCTATCCGACCTGCTAACCTCACTCCGTCGTCTTCGGAGTTGGATGGTGTCTGATGGCATTTGTAGACTCGTTCGTTGCCCAAATCGTAGCGCTTGAGGTAGGGCTCTACCATGCTCAAGCCCGAATGGGCGCCAGGACGGACAGTGAAGCGTTGCATGACCTCAGAATCAATCTGCGGCGCATCAGAAGCCTGTTGCGGCCATTGCGTGAGATAGAGGGCATCGCGCCACTGAATGAGGCCGCAGCCGCAGTCGGCAGACTGACCACGCCTGCGCGTGACCTTGAGGTATTGATAGAAGAGCTTGAGGCGCAAGGATTCCCAAAGCAGGCGCATGTCAGAAAAGCGATTCTACAGACCAGCTATAGCCGCATCGTTAAAGCCCGCGCGATCAATCAGCTCTTTTTCCAACTGGATGAGTGGCCTTCAGCCTTCCGAGCTGCTGAGCGTGCGTGCGAGTTAGGTCGAATTAAAAAGACCATCAGCAAACGCTTGCACAAGCAAATCGAGCACCTGAAAGCTGCGTTAGCCGATCCGCAGTTTGATCGTCACCAGCTGAGAATCCTGGTCAAACGTACCCGTTACCTCAACGATGCTTTTCCTCAGCTGTCGCCCCTCTCTGGTGAGGCCGCTGCTTCGCTCAAGACTGTGCAGTCAGCCCTCGGCTCCTGGCACGACCATTTCCAGTGGTGTCTCAGAGCCAAGCACGAAAAAGATTTACAGCCACTTGCGAAAGCGTGGCACGCAGCAGCCGATACCGCACTCTTGAAAGCGGAGTCTCAGTTGGCACAGCTTCTACGACTACTTGCTACTAAATAGAGTGATTCTCAAGAAAACCGATGACAACCTGCGACCAGATGCTTGAGCCTGTCCATGTCCAGGATTTTGACTTCACGGCCTGATACCTCGACCAGCGCATGGTCTCGCAGGTGCGCGATTCCTCGACAAATGGTTTCCAAGCGTAGCCCTAGATATGAGCCGATTTCTTCGCGGCGCATCTTGAGTACAAACTCTTTGGACGAATAGCCGCGCATATTCAAGCGTTGTGACAAGTTCAGCAGAAATGCCGCGAGGCGCTCATCCGAGTTCATGTTGCCTAGCAGCATCAACATGTCGTGATCGCGGACGATTTCCCTGCTGAATATTTTGTTCAGATTGTGCTGTAGTGAGGGCAGTTCTTGAGCAAGTTTCTCCAGGTGATCGAAGTGGATAGCGCAAACTTCGCTGTCCTCAAGGGCAAATGCATTACAAGTGTACAGGCCGCTATTGACAGCATCCAACCCAAGCATGTCGCCAGGCATCTGGAAGCCGGTGACCTGCTCACGACCATCGAGCGAGAGCACATCGGTCTTGAAAAAGCCGATGCGCACGGCATAAAGAAAACGCAATGGATCGCAGGCGCGGTACAGCGCCGCGTCCTTTTTTACCTTGACCCGCTGCATGATCAGGGAGTCAAGCTGCGCGACTTCCTCGCCGGTGAGGCCAAGCGGTAGACAGAACTCCAATATGTTGCAATTGGAGCATGCCAGCTTGAGCGCATGAGCTTGACACGACCGAGTTTCAGGCACGTGATTACCTCCCTTTCGGTATTTTCAGCATAGCTACAGCGAGCAGTAAAGCTGTGTTAACGCGATGAATGGGGGGTGCCCTAGTGCTAGGGGGGGGCAATCAGGCCAACCATATGACAGCTGACACAAGACTCAGCATCGACTGGTAGTTTCTTGCCAGTCGCTCATACCTTGTCGCGATCCGACGGAACTGCTTCAGCTTCTGGAAAAAGCGCTCTACCAAGTTACGTGCCTTGTAGAAATGCCGATCCAGCTGGCGAGGTTTCAGGCGGTTTTTTCTCGAGGGGATGACCGCTTCAGCTCCTTTGCGTTGGATAGCATCAATGAACGCGTCTGAGTCATAGCCCTTGTCTGCCAATACCGCCTCGGGGGTAAAGCCCTCGATCAGTGCTTGGGCTTGGCCGTATTCCGAGGCCTGCCCGGGCGTCAGCAGCAGGCGTAGCGGATTTCCAAGAGCATCCACGACGGCGTGGATCTTGGTACTCAGTCCACCTCGGGATCTGCCCATGGCTTCGGCGTCCTGATCGGTTTTTTTGCCGCGCCATGCTGATGAACCCGCACGATGCTGCCATCGACCATCAGATGCTCCACGTCTGCGTCAGCCGCAAGCGACTCCATCACCTTTAACCAAACTCCCTTGCGTGACCAGCGGCTATAACGCACATAAACTCGATGCCAATGGCCATAGGTTTCTGGGAGGTCGCGCCAGGGTGCACCAGTTCGAGCAATCCACAGCACCGCCTCGATAAACCGTCGGTTATCTCGGGCCGTTACGCCGCGGTCGCTGGTTTTACCCGGCAACAGTTCCTTGATCCGCTCCCACTGATCATCACGCAACCAATAGCGGCACATCCGTTACCCCAAAAAGCGGCGAGACTAATCGACGGCGCTACTGGCATCAAATGAGAACGCACCCTAGGCATAAGCAGCGAAAAGACTCTCCAGTTGACGAACGAAGGGTCTCCACACTTTGGCGACGTTTGCTCCAACAGATAAGGAATCAGTAATGCCCAATGCAGAAGAGAAAGTTCGTGAGCACATCAGATCAATCGATGCAGCGCTTTACCCTGATTTCGTAGATGAGGCGTATTCAACCGTCTGGGGCTACTTGCTGGCCCTGTACGATTTTGAACTTATCTCGGAGAGTCAGCGTGAGGATTTGGATCGTGAAGCTGTTGCTGCCAGAGAAACCCGAAAAGCCAAGCTAGCGAAGAAAAAACGCTAAGTTGCTAAGGGAAAAGCGGCTACCGCGCCCCTGAGCGCTGGCAGATGTTGCCCAGGGCGACAAGTCCCCCGTTCACCACCTGCTCCACTTACAACGGAAAACCTCAATGAAAGCAGGCAATGAGAAGCCCATTGACGCGGTAGCAGCGCGGATTGTCGCGTGGGGGGAGCAATTTGAATACCAGGCAATTGAAACCACCTTGACCTGCGCTCAATCTCGCACCGACAAGGAGTAGCCATATGGCTACACATGGGACTATGATCAATAAGAAAAAAACATACGAGATCCACCAAACTCCCGAATTTGAGGATTGGCTTAACGGTGTGAAGGATGTTCAAGGAAGAGCGGCCATCTTAGCCCGCCTGGATCGCGCCGGTGATGGCAATTTTGGAGATTGCGAACCGGTGGGTGATGGGGTGAGCGAAATGCGTGTTTTCGTAGGACCTGGGTACAGAATTTACTATGTGCGCTCGGGGAAAGCTGAGTTCTTGATGCTCAGCGGAAGCGATAAAACGGATCAAAGGCGAGGTATCAAGCGAGCTAAAACGATCCTCGATGCGCTGAGAGACCAATGATATGAAAGATACGAAATTCAACCCCGAGGATATGCCAATCCTCAGCCTCAACGCTTCTGGTACGACTCGTTATGAAGCTTCGCGCTTTCTCGATAGCCCGGAAGCTATGGCGGCTTATTTGGCTGAAAGTATGAAAGCCGGTGATACGGAAGGTCTCATTCATGCTTTGGCAGAAGTCGCAAAAGCTAAAGGCGTAAACAAAGTCGCCAAGGATGCCGGGGTCAATCGTGAAAGTCTTTATAAGGTGCTGAAAACAGGCGCGAAAACGCGGTTTGAGACCATCAGAAAACTGATGAACGCGATAGGTGTAGAGCTCACCGTACAACCGATTGCAGCACTAGCAGTGGTTTCAAAAGCTGCCCCAAGGGCCGGCAAACCAGCCGCAGCCGTAGCCAAGTCTGCTGCAAAACCTGTTGCGAAGCCGGCGGGGGAAAAACCAGCCGCAGCTGTAGCCAAGCCTGCCGCGAAACCTGCTGCGAAACCTGCTGCGAAGCCGGCGGCGAAAAAACCAGCCGCAGCCGTAGCCAAGCCTGCCGCAAAACCTGTAGCGAAGCCGGCGGCGAAAAAACCAGCCGCAGCCGTAGCCAAGCCTGCCGCGAAACCTGCTGCGAAGCCGGCGGCGAAAAAACCAGCCGCAGCTGTAGCCAAGCCTGCCGCAAAACCTGCTGTGAAAAAACCTGCCACTCCCGCATTCAAGCCTGCTGTACCTGCGGCACCGAAACCTGCTCCCTCGGCGACACCTCATAGCGTGCCCGCTGCTGCCAATACAAATAAGGTTCAGGAAGCTGGCCAAGACAGACTCGCTACACATTCGTAGAGCTGAAAGTCGTAAACAGCGCATAAAAGCAACAAAGCGCGAAGGATGCAGCGTCGTGAAGGATAGTACTGATCCAAATTTGCACCCATTGTTGATAGTTGCCATGTACCACTTGCTTGAACCTTCGACACCACCCGTTCTGTGGGAAGTCGGGGAAACCTGGGTAAGGTTCGATAACGGCAAATACACGATTGGTGCCGATGAACCTGCGACTTACGTTCAGGTGCGCGAACTGCTGATTGAAGCGGATTGGAAGGCCCAACAATGGTTAGACGACTGATCTAGGAAAGCACATGAGCGAGCAAGCAATCACCTACTTCAACCAGGCGCAGATGATGCTACTGGATCTGCACAGCTCCATACTTCGGCATCTGATGGCCACGCAGTCCATGGAAGAGGCACGGCAAGGTAATCAAGAAACGGTGGAGCTGTTCGACGGTGTTGAACAACGTGATGGACTTCGAGACGCATGCAGCGCGGGTTTGGACAGGGTCAAGCTGAAGCTCCAAGCCAATATCCGTGCGATTGAAACCTATGGAGTTTTGATCGACATTGCGGCAGGCGCATTACTGCAAATTTCCAAACAAGCTCTCTCTATCGCTCATGGGAAGAGAGAAAACGCTCCTACAGGGGCGAGTATTTCATCTACATGCGTTAGGGACCTGATTTGGCATGGCCGCAATCAGTCGATGCACTATGAAGAAACGCGCCTAATGCCACTGCGGAACGATAACGGCAAGGTGATTTCTGGTTGCAGCACATGGGTAGAGACATTTCAGAAGCTTAACGAACAGAACCCTGGTCGTTTTGAAATGGCGCCCCCTTATAGGTCGCTGGCCATGGATGTTATAGACGCACTGGAGTGGACCTATGATTACGGTAAGTTCGAGCGTGACATGAGGCATTTGATTGGGGTTCCTACACCACTCTAGACGCATAGGAAAAAGAAGAATGGCCGTAATTAGCGCGTTCGAGCGGCGAAAGCTCGAAAAGCTACTGGGGATGGGAAGCGGCTATGTCCTGGACTTCTCGGATCGTACCTACGCAGATTTCTTTATCGATTACCGTATTGATATTGATGCAGCTCAGTATCGAAGTGGAGGCGACTCCAAGGCCAAGAGGATGCGGGCTTTTTGGGATATTGCACCCAACCACACGGTAGGTAAGGTTCTTGATGGACTCATTACCTATGGTGTGCAGATAGATCGCCTCGGTGACAGCAGTCCGCAATTGACAGACGACTGCCGAAAGATCGCAATGCGATTACTCAGCGATCAGTCGGTTGCGGATCTGGATGCACTAACTGCCATTGCTGATGACCGTGACTTTGAAGTCGTTGCTGAGCATGTGCGTGAAGCCATAGAGAAAAACCAGCCCGAGGGAGGACTCGACCGCCTGCATACCTTCGTTAACAAATTTATTCGGGTCACTTGTGAGCCGCATGGCATTAGCATAAGCAGAGAAAAGCCTCTACATAGCGTCTTTGGCGAGTATGTGAAAGCCCTTCGCGAACGCGGCCACCTTGAGTCGGCAATGACAGACCGCATCCTGAAGTCCAGCATCTCGGTTCTGGAAGCCTTCAACGATGTGCGGAACAACAAGAGTCTCGCGCATGACAACCCGATCCTGAATTACGACGAAAGCTTGCTGATTTTCAACCACGTGGCGTCGTCCATCAGGTTCATCAAGTCGCTTGAGGCAGGTATCAAGGCCAACAGCCTGGCGCAAAAGAATGACCTCCCTCCGTGGGACGAAACCATACCCTTTTAATATCAGCCTTTGACGAACCCAATTTATTCAAGGAAAAGTGGCCGTACGTTGGATCAAGGCGGCTCAGGACCAAAAACCTCAAGCAAACATTGACCAGAACCGTTCATTGTTCATCACAGAGGTCGAGTAATTTCCCGCTCAGGAACCCCCAAGCCCCGCCTTGAAAGTGGGGCCGAGTCCGTAGGAAGGACTCGGTTTTCGTGTCTATTCAACGTTAGGAGATCGTCGTGAGCTTGAATCCAGGGTCAATTGAATTAACCCTTATTTACGGTAAACCAGGCGAGTTGGGCCGGACAACAGAGCCACAGACGTTTCCGGCGCTGCTGCAGCGCTTGCACAGCTGTTTCTCGGTGCTCCTCCTACCTGCTGAAATTGGGGTTGCTCTGCTTAAGGCTCCTGGCCTTACTCGTGCGCGCATCAAGCAGAGTGACGGTACGCTGATCGAGGGGACAGTGCGCTGCGTTCAGCAAAACTATTTCGAGCTGGTCGAGGATCATCAGCCAGCATAGGAAAATTATTTGGCGCGTTAGCGCCCCGAATTGGGCAGCGAAGCCAAAGCTGTGGTTAGTGTGGCTGACGCAAACCTTTTGGTAGCGGCAGGTGCCATCGACCGCCGCTAGGAAAGTCCTACCAGCCCTACGGGGCTGCGTCGGAAGCCGCCCAGGTTCTCCCAAGCCTCGCCGTAAACGCGGGGCTGGGTCAGTAAAGAACGCCAATTTTCGCGTTCCATGATCAAGGGAATGAAATGGACAGTGAAACGGACAAACTGCACTGCATGGCTATCCGGCATGAGTATCTTCGGTGTAAGGACGCCTTTGAACTCTTCGTGGTGCAAGGTGAATCCATCGTTCTGCAAGGGCATAGTCATCAGCGGGCGTACCGGGCCTACAATGCCTACTCCAGCTTCATCCACCATTTGTATGAACTTTACATGGCCTTGTTTGCACGGGACCATCAAGTCGTGGACATCAAAAATAGCCCTGAAATAAAGGCTTGGGTGAAAGACGAAAGGGCCAAAAGGACTGGAGAGGAAAAGAGCAAAGTCGGTGCGCATACGTACACTGATGGCGCACTGAATGAGCAGGTCTACCTTCAGGCCAATCAGTGGCTTTCCAGTATCGATCGAGGCACCGTCTCCGCCAAGGTGTACCCGCGTTCCCAATTTGAACGCATGCTACCTGTCGACAAAGATTTCGGTCCCGCCTTCCGATCCATGCGGAACAAGATTGCCGGCCATGTAACTTATGAAAGGATTGAGCTGGTCAAGCTCACCGAGTTCTTCCAGAAGTACCATCCCTACCTTTGCATGCTTTACAGAAATGTTGGTGGCAGCTCATTCGGACGCTACCTCGACACCGTACCTGACTTCGGAGAGGTGACGAGCTTCTTGGAAACCTGCATCCCGCCTGACCCGAACACCAAAGTCGAATAATCACGGAAAATCGATATGAAGCATGTTTTGCTGGGCTTTACGCTGGTTCTCGCACTGGTGGGCTGCTCTGATCCTACTGAAACCTCCAGCGGTGCCAGCAAATACGTTGGTGCGTGGAGCAATGAGCGCAGCGGCGGCGGATTGAAGCTGGTCATCGATCAAGACGGCCGCCACTTTACCGTTAAGGAGCTTTCTGCAAAAAACAATGTTGTGCTCGGGGTAAGTGTCGGTGAGGTAGCAGACGGCTACTTGAACGCGAAGACAGGAATCGGCCCCAAGATTTTTTATTCAACGAAGGATGACGCTCTGATAATCGAGCCTTCATCCACCTTATTCTATCGCCTGGCCCTGTAACGGAAAATCGCCTGGGAGGGCTAAGTGATGCAGATCGAAACTGTCAGCGTGACCGCCGAGTGGTCGATAGCTGGCACGTCTGTCAGCTACCAGGACAGCAAGTCGTTCAGCCTGAATATCGATGCCGACGAACCGGCTGAGCTGATCGAAGAACGCGCCCGTGGCCGTGCCCGCCAGTTGATCGCCAGTGGTGGAAACTGGTCCCCGGGTGTTGTGCGCATCAACGAGTTGCGCGTAACCCGTCACCGGCCAACCGGGCTGTAGGAAAAATAGGCGCCCGGTGGTGCCACCGATACGGCCGGTAGACGGAGGACAAACACGATGATCGAGATTCAAATAGTGGACGGTATCAATTCGCCGATGCTGTTTTGTGACGTATGCGGCGAGCGCATTGAAGACGCTGGCAAAGCAGCAGTCGTCTTTGACAACTTCCGTCAAAATGGAGAACGTGCGAAGACCCTGCATGTCCACAAAGGCAGCATTGGCGGTAAGACCTGTCACCATGAAGCAGAACTTATCATCCGGTCTGGCGGCGGTACACCCGGCTGGCAGGAATTGAAGCGCCACCTCTGTGACCTGGCTCATAACGTCGCTTTCCCCGCCTCCGTAATGGCCGAGTACGACAAGTAAGCTGAAGGATCAACCCTTCAAGGAAAATCACGAATGAAGCGGGTCACCTATCGGAACCTTGAACCTCAAGCTCGCTTCCAGCTGGAAGATCAGTGGTGGGTGAGCGGGTATCGCTAAAATTCTTCATGCGTCTATTACCAAGCATCAAAAATCTGAAGGCTACGGTCCATCGTTCTCTCGTGTGGGAAACACCAGCACACTGTATTTCTCTGAGGCATCTGGCTGTGCCTCAGGGAAGTAGAAATGGCGGCCATCATGGAGGGTATACCGCAGTGAGGTCCCATCCTGACTTTGAGCTACTTCCAACAGTGTATCCATGCGCCAGTCACCGGTGCCGTTGAGCCACCCAGGTGACACCAACTGTACCGACCTCACTTGGACTCCCGCTTCCGTTAGCTCCAGAATGGACGTCAGCGCTTGCAAGCTATCCACGAACACCACGTCGTGGATCTCAAGGCCGTCCTCGCATCTGACTATCGTTGTATGAAACCAAGGTGACATCAAATGTTGTTGAACAAAATGCCAACCTTGGTGGCCAGGCTCCAGCAGTGCTTGAGAGCCTTTCACTTCTGCCTGTCTATTGGTTATGAACACGGCGAACCCTCAACGTGAACAGTATACATTGTAGTTATATACTGTTCGAAAGCGCCTTATCGTTCCTTTTGCAGGACATGCAAAGTGGAATTGAAAAGTGCTTTCGGGACAGTTCTTCGGTGGCTTCGTGTGAAACAAGGCCGGACGCAGGAGGACTTTTCCACCCTTAGCAGTCGGACTTATATCAGCACATTGGAGCGAGGTCTGTACGCTCCGA
This genomic stretch from Pseudomonas wuhanensis harbors:
- a CDS encoding CHAD domain-containing protein; the encoded protein is MAFVDSFVAQIVALEVGLYHAQARMGARTDSEALHDLRINLRRIRSLLRPLREIEGIAPLNEAAAAVGRLTTPARDLEVLIEELEAQGFPKQAHVRKAILQTSYSRIVKARAINQLFFQLDEWPSAFRAAERACELGRIKKTISKRLHKQIEHLKAALADPQFDRHQLRILVKRTRYLNDAFPQLSPLSGEAAASLKTVQSALGSWHDHFQWCLRAKHEKDLQPLAKAWHAAADTALLKAESQLAQLLRLLATK
- a CDS encoding helix-turn-helix domain-containing protein, with the protein product MPETRSCQAHALKLACSNCNILEFCLPLGLTGEEVAQLDSLIMQRVKVKKDAALYRACDPLRFLYAVRIGFFKTDVLSLDGREQVTGFQMPGDMLGLDAVNSGLYTCNAFALEDSEVCAIHFDHLEKLAQELPSLQHNLNKIFSREIVRDHDMLMLLGNMNSDERLAAFLLNLSQRLNMRGYSSKEFVLKMRREEIGSYLGLRLETICRGIAHLRDHALVEVSGREVKILDMDRLKHLVAGCHRFS
- a CDS encoding IS5 family transposase (programmed frameshift); this translates as MCRYWLRDDQWERIKELLPGKTSDRGVTARDNRRFIEAVLWIARTGAPWRDLPETYGHWHRVYVRYSRWSRKGVWLKVMESLAADADVEHLMVDGSIVRVHQHGAAKKDQDAEAMGRSRGGLSTKIHAVVDALGNPLRLLLTPGQASEYGQAQALIEGFTPEAVLADKGYDSDAFIDAIQRKGAEAVIPSRKNRLKPRQLDRHFYKARNLVERFFQKLKQFRRIATRYERLARNYQSMLSLVSAVIWLA
- a CDS encoding type II toxin-antitoxin system RelE/ParE family toxin, coding for MINKKKTYEIHQTPEFEDWLNGVKDVQGRAAILARLDRAGDGNFGDCEPVGDGVSEMRVFVGPGYRIYYVRSGKAEFLMLSGSDKTDQRRGIKRAKTILDALRDQ
- a CDS encoding abortive infection family protein, coding for MAVISAFERRKLEKLLGMGSGYVLDFSDRTYADFFIDYRIDIDAAQYRSGGDSKAKRMRAFWDIAPNHTVGKVLDGLITYGVQIDRLGDSSPQLTDDCRKIAMRLLSDQSVADLDALTAIADDRDFEVVAEHVREAIEKNQPEGGLDRLHTFVNKFIRVTCEPHGISISREKPLHSVFGEYVKALRERGHLESAMTDRILKSSISVLEAFNDVRNNKSLAHDNPILNYDESLLIFNHVASSIRFIKSLEAGIKANSLAQKNDLPPWDETIPF